GCGACGAGGTCTTCGTCGAACCCTACTGACCCCCACCCCCTGGAGATCCCATGCTCGTCACCCGCGAACGCCACGGCCACACCGAGGTGCTCACCCTCAATCGTCCGGAGGCGGCCAACTCGCTCAACCCGGCCATCATGGACGAGCTCGGGGTCGCCCTCGCCGAGATCCTCGACGACGACGACGCCCGGGCGGTGGTGTTGACCGGCGCCGGCGAGCGCCACTTCTGCGCCGGCATGGACCTCAGCTCGCTCGGCGAGGTGAACGCCGGCTCCGACGGACCGCGCCCGGGGGCCGAGGCCTTCGGGATGTTCATGTCCGGCGACTACCCGAAGCCCCTCGTGGCGGCGGTCAACGGCGCTGCCGTCGGCGGCGGGCTGGAGCTCGTCATGGCCTGCGACCTCGCCGTGGCCGCCGACCATGCCCGCTTCGGGCTCCCCGAGGTGAAGCGGGGCCTGTACGCGGCGGGCGGCGGCACCATGCTCTCCACCCGCATCCCCCTCGCGCTGGCGTTGGAGATGGGGCTGACCGGTCGGCTCATCCTGGCCCCCAAGGCCGCGGAGATCGGCCTGGTCAACGAGGTGGTCGCCCTCGACGGGCTCATGGCCGCGGCGCGGGCCCTGGCCGACGAGATCGCC
This DNA window, taken from Acidimicrobiales bacterium, encodes the following:
- a CDS encoding enoyl-CoA hydratase-related protein, with product MLVTRERHGHTEVLTLNRPEAANSLNPAIMDELGVALAEILDDDDARAVVLTGAGERHFCAGMDLSSLGEVNAGSDGPRPGAEAFGMFMSGDYPKPLVAAVNGAAVGGGLELVMACDLAVAADHARFGLPEVKRGLYAAGGGTMLSTRIPLALALEMGLTGRLILAPKAAEIGLVNEVVALDGLMAAARALADEIAANGPLGVQLTKKLMRDAVTRGPDAGRATPEEMSRVFQSDDAREGAAAFMEKRPAAFTGR